The following proteins are co-located in the Micromonospora coriariae genome:
- a CDS encoding DUF4240 domain-containing protein, which yields MSLDLVFPDAAAFADRLRALSQDEIEQFQELWSQAQEELCRWPVRHAATLLLGPFDDDVFLAVQDWIVSHGRQTMQRVQDDPDSLVELAPDRHYARIDWFCGLPIEAHIAATGAPFAVDGPSGPDTPVGTAADLTDEIRTRHRFPRLTAYLDDNPWIERPWRRAAS from the coding sequence GTGAGCCTGGACCTGGTGTTCCCCGACGCGGCCGCGTTCGCCGATCGCCTTCGCGCGTTGAGTCAGGACGAGATCGAACAGTTCCAGGAGCTTTGGTCTCAGGCACAGGAGGAGCTCTGCCGCTGGCCAGTCCGGCACGCTGCGACACTGCTGCTGGGGCCCTTCGACGATGATGTCTTCCTCGCGGTGCAGGACTGGATCGTGTCGCACGGGCGGCAAACCATGCAGCGCGTCCAGGACGACCCTGACAGTCTTGTCGAATTGGCACCCGATCGGCACTACGCTCGGATCGACTGGTTCTGCGGCCTCCCGATCGAGGCACACATAGCCGCAACCGGGGCACCCTTTGCCGTCGATGGGCCTTCCGGACCCGACACACCCGTCGGAACTGCGGCCGACCTGACCGACGAGATCCGTACGAGACACCGATTCCCCAGGCTCACGGCCTACCTCGATGACAACCCGTGGATTGAACGTCCGTGGCGACGCGCAGCCAGCTGA
- a CDS encoding VOC family protein, giving the protein MVQIDLVALIVDEYDTAIAFFTDVLGFDLVEDSPSLTNDGWPKRWVVVRPPGAQTGILLARADGEHQRAAIGNQVAGRVGFFLRVDDFDAAYRRMAEAGVTFVREPRAEPYGRVAVFLDIAGNRWDLLGSA; this is encoded by the coding sequence GTGGTGCAGATCGACTTGGTTGCCCTGATCGTTGATGAGTACGACACCGCGATCGCGTTCTTCACCGACGTACTCGGCTTCGACCTCGTCGAGGATTCCCCATCGCTGACCAATGACGGGTGGCCCAAGCGGTGGGTCGTCGTCCGGCCGCCGGGTGCCCAGACCGGGATTCTCCTCGCTCGCGCCGACGGAGAACACCAACGTGCCGCAATCGGTAACCAGGTAGCTGGCCGGGTCGGGTTCTTCCTCCGAGTCGACGACTTCGACGCCGCTTACCGGCGGATGGCCGAGGCCGGTGTCACCTTCGTCCGGGAGCCACGGGCCGAGCCCTATGGCCGGGTCGCGGTCTTCCTCGACATCGCCGGCAACCGGTGGGACCTCCTCGGTTCCGCCTGA
- a CDS encoding arsenate reductase ArsC: protein MSDRPSVLFVCVHNAGRSQMAAGWLRHLAGDTVEVRSAGSAPAETVNPAAVQAMREVGIDITDQTPKLLEYATAESSDVIVTMGCGDTCPVFPGKRYEDWKLDDPAGKGVEAVRPIRDEIRTRVEKLLTELRPAI from the coding sequence ATGTCCGACAGGCCCAGCGTCCTGTTCGTCTGCGTGCACAACGCCGGCCGGTCCCAGATGGCCGCCGGCTGGCTGCGCCACCTCGCCGGCGACACCGTCGAGGTCCGCTCCGCCGGCTCCGCCCCGGCCGAGACGGTCAACCCCGCCGCGGTGCAGGCCATGCGGGAGGTCGGCATCGACATCACCGACCAGACCCCAAAGCTCCTCGAGTACGCCACCGCCGAATCCTCGGACGTCATCGTGACCATGGGCTGCGGTGACACCTGCCCCGTCTTTCCCGGCAAGCGCTACGAGGACTGGAAGCTCGACGACCCCGCCGGCAAGGGCGTCGAAGCCGTACGCCCCATCCGCGACGAGATCCGCACCCGGGTGGAGAAGCTCCTCACCGAACTGCGCCCCGCCATCTGA
- a CDS encoding winged helix-turn-helix transcriptional regulator, producing MGERWSLLVVRELLLGPKRFTDLQQALPTASPNALSDRLRELADAGVVRRRQLPPPGNVRVYELTAWGRGLEPIVVALGTWALAAPPTAEQLFVSADSAMLTIRTFFVPAQQRPEATLRIELRDHGPAGVFGVRLTPDGAEVAHEPPEEPDAVLVTTTDTLLGAFGGDDLAGLVAAGAVIGDPEVVRLLVANVRIPASTNQ from the coding sequence GTGGGTGAGCGGTGGTCGCTGCTCGTAGTGCGCGAGCTGCTGCTCGGGCCGAAACGGTTCACTGACCTGCAGCAGGCGCTCCCAACCGCCAGCCCGAACGCGCTGTCCGACCGGCTGCGCGAGCTGGCCGACGCGGGCGTCGTACGCCGTCGGCAGCTGCCTCCGCCAGGCAATGTGCGGGTCTACGAGCTGACCGCGTGGGGTCGCGGCCTCGAGCCGATCGTCGTCGCGCTCGGCACCTGGGCGCTGGCCGCCCCGCCGACCGCGGAACAGCTCTTCGTCAGCGCGGACAGCGCCATGCTGACCATCCGCACCTTCTTCGTGCCGGCGCAGCAGCGGCCCGAGGCGACGCTGCGGATCGAACTACGCGACCACGGCCCTGCCGGGGTGTTCGGCGTCCGCCTCACACCCGACGGCGCCGAGGTCGCCCACGAGCCGCCCGAAGAACCGGACGCCGTCCTGGTCACCACGACGGATACCCTTCTCGGCGCCTTCGGCGGCGACGACCTGGCCGGGCTCGTAGCTGCCGGCGCCGTCATCGGCGATCCCGAGGTCGTACGCCTTCTCGTCGCGAACGTGCGGATCCCGGCCTCCACAAATCAGTAG
- the arsB gene encoding ACR3 family arsenite efflux transporter: MTTLAIPARTTPRLSTLDRLLPVWIGAAMAAGLLLGRLIPGLDDALDHIKVGGISVPIALGLLVMMYPVLAKVRYDRLDTVTSDRRLLISSLVINWLIGPAVMFALAWLLLPDQPAYRTGLIIVGLARCIAMVIIWNDLACGDREAAAVLVALNSVFQVLAFGLLGWFYLSVLPGWLGLEQAGLAVSGWDIAGSVLVFLGIPLAAGYLTRKFGERAKGRDWYEATFLPRIGPVALYGLLFTIVLLFALQGDAITAQPWDVARIALPLLAYFAIMWFGSFAIGRAIGLNYERTTTLAFTAAGNNFELAIAVAIGVFGVTSGQALAGVVGPLIEVPVLVALVYVSLAARRRFFPTGVTDA, encoded by the coding sequence ATGACGACATTGGCCATACCGGCGCGCACCACACCCCGGCTCTCGACGCTGGACCGGCTCCTGCCGGTATGGATCGGCGCCGCCATGGCCGCCGGGCTGCTCCTGGGCCGGCTGATCCCCGGACTCGACGATGCCCTCGACCACATCAAGGTCGGCGGGATCTCCGTACCCATCGCCCTCGGTCTGCTGGTCATGATGTACCCGGTCCTGGCCAAGGTCCGCTACGACCGCCTCGACACCGTCACCTCCGACCGGCGCCTGCTGATCTCCTCGCTGGTCATCAACTGGCTCATCGGGCCCGCGGTCATGTTCGCCCTGGCGTGGCTGCTCCTGCCCGACCAGCCCGCGTACCGCACCGGCCTGATCATCGTCGGCCTCGCCCGCTGCATCGCCATGGTCATCATCTGGAACGACCTCGCCTGCGGCGACCGGGAGGCCGCCGCCGTCCTGGTCGCGCTCAACTCCGTCTTCCAGGTCCTCGCCTTCGGCCTGCTCGGCTGGTTCTACCTCAGCGTCCTGCCCGGCTGGCTCGGCCTGGAGCAGGCCGGCCTGGCGGTCTCCGGATGGGACATCGCCGGCAGCGTCCTGGTCTTCCTCGGCATCCCCCTAGCCGCGGGCTACCTCACCCGCAAGTTCGGCGAACGCGCCAAGGGCCGCGACTGGTACGAGGCGACGTTCCTGCCCCGGATCGGGCCGGTCGCCCTGTACGGGCTGCTGTTCACCATCGTGCTGCTCTTCGCCCTGCAGGGCGACGCGATCACCGCCCAGCCCTGGGACGTCGCCCGCATCGCGCTCCCCCTGCTCGCGTATTTCGCGATCATGTGGTTCGGCTCGTTCGCTATCGGTCGGGCCATCGGCCTGAACTACGAACGCACCACCACGCTCGCCTTCACCGCCGCCGGCAACAACTTCGAGCTCGCCATCGCCGTGGCGATCGGCGTGTTCGGCGTCACCAGCGGCCAGGCCCTCGCCGGAGTCGTCGGACCACTGATCGAGGTACCGGTCCTGGTCGCCCTCGTCTACGTCAGCCTTGCCGCCCGCCGCCGGTTCTTCCCCACCGGAGTCACTGACGCCTAG
- a CDS encoding RNA polymerase sigma-70 factor, protein MFGAVRPRLFGIAYRMLGSVAEAEDVVQEAWLRWQQTDRSQVRDPIGFLVTTTSRLALNAATSARARRELYPGPWLPEPVDTSADPTLQAERNESLELAVLLLLERLTPAERAVYVLREAFDYPFRRIGEVLDVSEAYARQLGRRARTHLAQQRRDPVARADHGCLLRAFLAAARSGELTQLEELLAETATSYADGGGIVRAAQVPIVGRDNVARYIVGLMRKFGHDVSLEIVESNGQAAILLSRSGTTVALVTIEASPAGIERVLIILNPQKLAQFQR, encoded by the coding sequence GTGTTCGGCGCAGTCCGTCCGCGGCTCTTCGGCATCGCCTACCGGATGCTCGGAAGTGTCGCGGAGGCGGAGGACGTCGTGCAGGAAGCCTGGCTTCGGTGGCAACAGACCGACCGCAGCCAGGTACGGGACCCGATCGGGTTCCTGGTCACGACGACTTCTCGGCTCGCTCTGAACGCCGCGACATCGGCTCGCGCCCGACGCGAGCTGTATCCCGGACCGTGGCTACCCGAGCCCGTCGACACCTCGGCCGACCCGACACTGCAGGCCGAACGCAATGAGTCGCTCGAACTCGCCGTGCTGCTTCTGTTGGAACGGCTCACCCCGGCCGAGCGGGCGGTGTACGTGCTGCGCGAGGCGTTCGACTATCCATTCCGGCGGATCGGCGAGGTACTCGACGTCAGCGAGGCGTACGCACGGCAGCTCGGGCGTCGCGCCCGTACGCACCTTGCCCAGCAGCGGCGCGATCCGGTCGCCCGCGCCGACCACGGCTGCCTGCTGCGTGCCTTTCTCGCCGCCGCCCGGTCCGGTGAGCTGACCCAGCTCGAGGAACTGCTCGCCGAAACAGCCACCTCCTACGCCGACGGCGGCGGCATCGTCCGGGCCGCCCAGGTACCCATCGTCGGACGCGACAACGTCGCACGTTACATCGTGGGACTGATGCGGAAGTTCGGCCACGATGTCTCACTGGAGATCGTTGAATCCAACGGCCAAGCCGCGATCCTCCTCTCGCGGTCCGGAACAACGGTCGCGTTGGTCACCATCGAGGCATCCCCCGCCGGAATCGAACGAGTGCTCATCATCCTCAACCCACAGAAACTAGCCCAGTTCCAGCGCTAG
- a CDS encoding DUF5134 domain-containing protein codes for MAEHRLSEILHSAMGLSMIAMIWPWGAAVPTAVWIVVFMLSTGWFLVQAARTSRRRAVPAFFATATGTMVWMGASIHGHASPGGHGGMDMAGMRHAPVGCAGWVSALLGGYLVLAAFWWVGRGVHLAGLSAATTTDAVARPLDWSALLHGVMSAGMGIALLAMA; via the coding sequence GTGGCGGAGCATCGACTCTCCGAGATACTGCACTCGGCCATGGGCCTATCGATGATCGCGATGATCTGGCCGTGGGGCGCGGCGGTACCGACAGCCGTCTGGATTGTCGTTTTCATGTTGTCTACGGGGTGGTTCCTGGTGCAGGCGGCGCGGACGTCGCGACGTCGTGCGGTTCCGGCGTTCTTCGCCACCGCGACGGGAACCATGGTGTGGATGGGCGCCTCGATACACGGGCACGCCTCACCCGGCGGTCACGGCGGCATGGACATGGCCGGGATGCGTCATGCGCCGGTCGGGTGTGCCGGATGGGTCAGTGCGCTGCTCGGAGGCTACCTGGTGCTCGCCGCATTCTGGTGGGTGGGCCGCGGGGTGCACCTCGCTGGTCTGTCCGCGGCGACAACGACGGACGCGGTGGCGCGTCCGCTGGACTGGTCGGCGCTACTCCACGGCGTGATGAGCGCGGGTATGGGCATCGCCCTACTGGCGATGGCGTAG
- a CDS encoding sigma factor, with product MVPEPRRPLRSNALPSAFCVVVAERRLLMNLAYHLLGSVDVAEQAVQETYTGWYTMPDDQQDGIDTPFTWLVSTLVRICIGLLESPPRAGGQIADRAGRLHVAGPPSQRWGPWRSAPML from the coding sequence ATGGTTCCCGAACCCCGCCGGCCACTTCGGTCAAACGCGCTGCCCAGCGCGTTCTGCGTCGTCGTCGCCGAACGACGCCTCCTCATGAACCTCGCATATCACCTGCTCGGTTCGGTCGACGTCGCCGAACAAGCGGTACAAGAGACGTACACCGGCTGGTACACGATGCCGGACGACCAACAGGATGGCATCGACACCCCCTTCACCTGGCTCGTGAGCACGCTCGTGCGGATCTGTATCGGTCTGCTCGAGTCGCCGCCCCGGGCCGGTGGCCAGATCGCCGATCGAGCAGGTCGCCTCCATGTTGCGGGCCCTCCGTCTCAGCGGTGGGGGCCCTGGCGCAGTGCGCCGATGCTGTAG
- a CDS encoding Type 1 glutamine amidotransferase-like domain-containing protein, whose amino-acid sequence MPETKAPGTVRSRPDSTREGDRRTRPRRGTPGPGSPASIPAGTSRARSRCPAHRRRTARCSSGWAAGRASAGSMIFSRRFDERAADLLGDLADLHLLGEERIKPACPLFDWYVKPHLDSPSFPNRDEAWADRLAASADFPLYLLDDDPAIRVRGDKVDVVSTGRWRLVGR is encoded by the coding sequence GTGCCTGAGACCAAAGCTCCTGGAACTGTTCGATCTCGTCCTGACTCAACGCGCGAAGGCGATCGGCGAACGCGGCCGCGTCGGGGAACACCAGGTCCAGGCTCACCTGCCAGTATTCCGGCTGGTACTAGTCGGGCTCGGTCCAGGTGTCCCGCACATCGACGGCGAACTGCCAGGTGCAGCTCAGGCTGGGCAGCCGGTCGTGCCAGCGCTGGCTCGATGATCTTCAGCCGGCGCTTCGACGAGCGGGCGGCCGACCTGCTCGGTGACCTAGCCGACCTCCACCTCCTCGGCGAGGAGCGGATCAAGCCGGCCTGCCCGCTGTTCGACTGGTACGTCAAGCCGCACCTCGACTCCCCGTCCTTCCCCAACCGCGACGAGGCATGGGCGGACCGGCTGGCGGCGAGCGCCGACTTCCCGCTCTACCTGCTCGACGACGACCCCGCGATCCGGGTCCGCGGCGACAAGGTGGACGTCGTCTCGACCGGGCGCTGGCGGCTGGTCGGGCGATGA
- a CDS encoding DUF899 family protein, which produces MTTPAVPPITDRETWQKQLDALRLREKAHTREGDAIAAARRRLPMVEVDPTTRLVGADGPVPLLDVFEGRSQLFASYHMWHTGRPAADQCEGCTFFTGQVLELAYLHSRDVTFAVFCQGPFEETSRYRDFMGWQAPWYSVPAQSLDPLVAGRAFGMKACYLRQGDRVFETYWTTGRGCEAMAASYGLLDMTVYGRQEDWENSPEGWPQRFRTDGDQFRLDGRPTSQWSRLAAGRDDDLGTTGHADSEHHCHCGSTSAES; this is translated from the coding sequence ATGACCACGCCAGCGGTACCCCCGATCACCGACCGCGAGACTTGGCAGAAGCAGCTCGACGCGCTCCGGCTCCGCGAGAAGGCGCACACGCGTGAGGGTGACGCCATCGCCGCGGCCCGTCGGCGGCTGCCTATGGTCGAGGTCGACCCGACCACCCGCCTGGTCGGTGCCGACGGTCCGGTGCCCCTGCTCGACGTCTTCGAGGGCAGGAGCCAGCTGTTCGCGTCGTACCACATGTGGCACACGGGCAGGCCGGCCGCCGACCAGTGCGAGGGCTGTACGTTCTTCACCGGCCAGGTGCTCGAGCTGGCCTACCTGCACTCGCGCGACGTCACGTTCGCGGTCTTCTGTCAGGGGCCGTTCGAGGAGACGTCGCGCTACCGCGACTTCATGGGCTGGCAGGCGCCCTGGTACTCCGTGCCCGCGCAGTCGCTCGACCCGCTCGTCGCCGGGCGCGCGTTCGGCATGAAGGCGTGCTACCTGCGCCAGGGCGACCGCGTGTTCGAGACCTACTGGACCACCGGGCGCGGCTGCGAGGCGATGGCAGCCTCGTACGGGCTGCTCGACATGACCGTCTACGGCCGCCAAGAAGACTGGGAGAACTCGCCGGAAGGCTGGCCCCAGCGTTTCCGGACCGACGGCGACCAGTTCCGGCTCGACGGCCGACCCACATCGCAATGGTCACGCCTCGCCGCCGGCCGTGACGACGACCTTGGCACCACCGGGCACGCCGACAGCGAGCACCACTGCCACTGCGGTTCGACGTCGGCTGAGTCATGA
- a CDS encoding low temperature requirement protein A translates to MKAATHGGVTRSELFLDLVFVYAFLNVTHLMAERPALDGVLQGTLVVALTWRGWAGYAWVGNLVRLDRGARPVAVFAAAITILLVAVAIPEVFVDHPSGLIGPLVFVIGFLAVRVGSLVIVSRARGGTEGSWVPAARAWLPLAGSLPLLLCAVLLPYHLPPGRDTEVLQLLLFAVAIVIDYLGLRAPGVGTWQLTSVRHWTERHNLIMLIALGETIISIGTSRGFGGGDPITWSLLGGSALGLVVVAFLWWAYFDIASPAGEQALESTPPHERSRRARDAYTLLHLPMIAGLILVAFGLKKALGGTPLGHPDQWTVTNLSALYGGVVLYLLGLVAFEWRTVRRVGRGPVLGLVVVALLVMPARGLTALGSLTLLAGALACVVVAHVTVLRRRHRQLHRAVAVTAGREVDATPEELFLDLVFVYAFIQVTVLMTRRPSLIGVLQGLAVLALLWWSWVNYTWFTTTIRSAGNALRLVVLVAVALTLMLGVATPQTFSYVPGGLPGPLIVVASYAAVRLLHLVSFWWVLRNDSELRAIVVRAAIPTGVGISLLLCAVLTAPGTGDPLTPITTPCWIAAIAIDVGGGYFIGSRNWRLRSVSRWMGRFNLIILIALGQAVISTGIAVGDPPVSMPSFVAVALSAALISALWWTYVGSDVVVAQRFIELRTSRQRGALARDAYAYLHLFLVAGLVLVAFGLRTTLPNPGQDLGAPAMFGQVALVCGIVVYLLADHLIWQRARRPVGGRRAAYLVVAVLAPLTTLLPIMWALVVLTLLLSAALLVGRTATPPLDTTERPCDS, encoded by the coding sequence ATGAAGGCCGCGACGCACGGCGGGGTGACGCGCTCGGAGCTCTTCCTGGATCTGGTCTTCGTCTACGCCTTCCTCAACGTCACCCATCTCATGGCGGAACGCCCGGCCCTGGACGGGGTGCTCCAGGGAACGCTGGTGGTGGCGCTGACCTGGCGCGGTTGGGCCGGGTACGCCTGGGTGGGAAACCTGGTCCGGCTCGACCGCGGAGCCCGGCCGGTCGCGGTGTTCGCGGCGGCGATCACGATCCTGCTCGTCGCCGTCGCCATTCCGGAGGTCTTCGTCGATCATCCCTCTGGACTGATCGGGCCACTCGTCTTCGTCATCGGCTTCCTAGCGGTCCGGGTCGGGTCCCTGGTGATCGTCTCGCGTGCCCGGGGCGGCACGGAGGGGTCGTGGGTCCCTGCCGCACGCGCCTGGCTGCCGCTGGCCGGCAGCCTGCCGCTGCTGCTGTGCGCGGTCCTGCTGCCTTACCACCTCCCACCCGGACGCGACACGGAAGTCCTTCAGCTTCTGCTCTTCGCGGTCGCGATCGTCATCGACTACCTGGGGCTGCGGGCACCGGGCGTCGGCACGTGGCAGCTGACGTCGGTGCGGCACTGGACCGAGCGGCACAACTTGATCATGCTCATCGCGCTCGGCGAGACGATCATCTCGATCGGGACGAGTCGCGGCTTCGGCGGCGGCGATCCGATCACCTGGTCCCTGCTCGGCGGGTCGGCGCTCGGACTCGTCGTCGTGGCGTTCCTGTGGTGGGCGTACTTCGACATCGCGTCGCCCGCCGGCGAGCAGGCGCTGGAATCCACCCCACCCCACGAGCGGTCACGCCGCGCCCGCGACGCCTACACACTGCTACACCTGCCGATGATCGCCGGGCTCATCCTGGTGGCGTTCGGGCTCAAGAAAGCGCTCGGCGGGACGCCCCTCGGCCACCCTGACCAGTGGACCGTGACCAACCTGTCGGCTCTCTACGGCGGTGTGGTCCTGTATCTGCTCGGGTTGGTGGCGTTCGAGTGGCGCACCGTCCGGCGGGTCGGTCGAGGTCCCGTGCTCGGCCTCGTCGTCGTGGCGCTTCTGGTTATGCCGGCCCGAGGCTTGACCGCTCTGGGGTCGCTCACGCTCCTCGCCGGCGCGCTGGCCTGTGTGGTGGTTGCCCATGTGACCGTGCTACGGCGCCGCCACCGCCAACTGCATCGCGCCGTCGCGGTGACGGCTGGCCGAGAGGTGGATGCCACCCCCGAGGAGCTGTTCCTTGATCTGGTCTTCGTGTACGCGTTCATCCAGGTCACCGTGCTGATGACCCGGCGCCCGTCGCTGATCGGGGTGCTGCAGGGGCTGGCCGTCCTGGCGTTGCTGTGGTGGTCGTGGGTCAATTACACCTGGTTCACCACGACGATCCGCAGTGCGGGGAACGCGCTGCGACTCGTCGTCCTCGTCGCGGTGGCGCTGACCCTGATGCTCGGCGTCGCAACACCCCAGACGTTCAGCTACGTCCCCGGAGGCTTACCCGGGCCGCTGATCGTGGTCGCTTCGTACGCGGCGGTGCGGTTGCTGCACCTGGTGTCGTTCTGGTGGGTGCTCCGAAACGATTCCGAGCTTCGCGCCATCGTTGTGCGCGCGGCGATACCGACCGGCGTGGGGATAAGCCTGCTGCTGTGCGCGGTGTTGACCGCGCCGGGCACCGGCGACCCGCTCACACCGATCACCACACCCTGTTGGATTGCCGCCATTGCCATCGACGTGGGCGGGGGATACTTCATCGGGTCCCGCAACTGGCGGTTGCGTTCGGTCAGCCGATGGATGGGCCGCTTCAACCTGATCATCCTCATCGCGCTCGGCCAGGCGGTCATCTCCACCGGCATCGCCGTCGGCGATCCACCCGTCTCAATGCCCAGCTTCGTCGCCGTCGCCCTCAGCGCCGCCCTGATATCCGCACTGTGGTGGACCTACGTCGGCAGCGACGTCGTCGTCGCTCAACGGTTCATCGAGCTCCGCACCAGCCGCCAACGGGGGGCCCTGGCCCGGGACGCCTATGCATACCTGCACCTGTTCCTCGTCGCCGGCCTCGTACTGGTCGCCTTCGGGTTGCGCACGACCCTGCCGAACCCGGGACAGGACCTCGGCGCACCGGCGATGTTCGGGCAGGTGGCTCTGGTGTGCGGAATCGTCGTCTACCTCCTCGCGGACCACCTCATCTGGCAAAGGGCACGGCGTCCAGTAGGTGGCCGGCGGGCGGCCTACCTGGTTGTTGCCGTGCTGGCTCCGCTGACGACACTGTTGCCGATCATGTGGGCGTTGGTTGTACTCACGTTGTTGCTGTCCGCCGCGCTTCTGGTCGGACGCACGGCCACGCCGCCTCTGGATACGACCGAGCGGCCCTGCGATTCGTGA
- a CDS encoding phosphotransferase encodes MTMHADQLHVGAQTVRRLVEGQFPQWRGLPVTELRTPGTVNAIFRIGDDLAARFPLVGHDQAQTRASLAAEAEAARELADAATVPTPEPVAIGEPGAGYPLPWSVQTWLSGHDATVEDPAGSNAFAHDLAELIAGMRADDTRGRRFDGVGRGGHLPDHDEWLETCFRQSEDLLDVPLLRRIWAELRTLPQVDEDVMCHRDLIPPNVLVKDGRLVGLLDGGGFGPADPALDLVAAWHLLDETQRGILRRELGCGDVQWRRGMAWAFQQAMGLVWYYLDSNPTMSRWGRRTLDRIVDAWAARARTIPA; translated from the coding sequence ATGACGATGCACGCCGACCAGCTCCACGTCGGCGCGCAGACCGTCCGCCGGCTGGTCGAGGGGCAGTTCCCTCAGTGGCGCGGACTGCCGGTCACCGAGCTGCGCACGCCCGGGACCGTGAACGCGATCTTCCGGATCGGCGACGACCTGGCCGCCCGCTTCCCGCTGGTCGGTCACGACCAGGCGCAGACCCGCGCGTCGCTGGCGGCAGAGGCCGAGGCCGCGCGTGAACTGGCCGACGCCGCCACCGTGCCCACCCCGGAGCCGGTGGCGATCGGGGAGCCGGGCGCGGGCTATCCGCTGCCGTGGAGCGTCCAGACCTGGCTGTCCGGCCACGACGCGACGGTCGAGGACCCCGCAGGGTCGAACGCGTTCGCCCATGACCTGGCCGAGCTCATCGCCGGGATGCGCGCCGACGACACCCGTGGGCGACGCTTCGACGGCGTCGGTCGCGGCGGGCACCTCCCGGACCACGACGAGTGGCTCGAGACCTGCTTCCGGCAGAGCGAGGACCTGCTCGACGTACCCCTCCTGCGGCGAATCTGGGCGGAGCTTCGGACGCTGCCCCAGGTCGACGAGGACGTAATGTGCCACCGCGACCTCATCCCGCCCAACGTCCTCGTCAAAGACGGCCGTCTCGTCGGCCTCCTGGACGGCGGCGGCTTCGGCCCGGCGGACCCGGCGCTCGACCTCGTGGCGGCCTGGCACCTCCTCGACGAGACCCAGCGCGGCATCCTCCGCCGCGAGCTCGGATGCGGCGACGTCCAGTGGAGGCGCGGGATGGCTTGGGCGTTCCAGCAGGCGATGGGGCTGGTCTGGTACTACCTCGACTCCAACCCGACGATGAGCCGGTGGGGCAGGCGCACCCTGGACCGCATCGTCGATGCCTGGGCCGCCCGAGCGAGGACGATTCCCGCCTAG
- the lepB gene encoding signal peptidase I, whose translation MRRLMVLLIVMAVAGCGDGDATETGATEQFTQGGVSMEPTVKAGQVVTARTVTGTYETRRGDVVLIRSPGGLWGDRKAPLLKRVVAVGGETIACCDTSGKVTVDGKPLAEPYVAEDASLDEPPNPNYCGPRRFAAVTVPADSVFVMGDSRARSNDSRCAGPVPVSSVFAVIVD comes from the coding sequence ATGCGCAGACTGATGGTGCTCCTTATCGTGATGGCTGTTGCCGGCTGCGGCGACGGTGACGCGACCGAGACGGGAGCCACCGAACAGTTCACCCAGGGCGGCGTCAGTATGGAGCCGACGGTCAAGGCCGGCCAGGTTGTCACCGCACGGACAGTAACCGGCACGTATGAGACACGGCGCGGCGATGTCGTCCTGATCCGTTCCCCCGGCGGCCTCTGGGGTGACCGTAAGGCGCCGCTACTCAAACGCGTCGTCGCGGTCGGCGGCGAAACCATCGCCTGCTGCGATACCTCGGGCAAGGTGACGGTCGACGGTAAGCCGCTGGCCGAGCCGTATGTGGCTGAGGACGCGTCGCTCGACGAGCCGCCGAACCCGAACTACTGCGGGCCGCGCCGGTTCGCCGCGGTCACCGTGCCGGCCGACTCCGTCTTCGTGATGGGCGATAGCCGCGCCCGGTCGAACGACTCCCGGTGTGCCGGGCCGGTGCCGGTGTCGTCGGTGTTCGCCGTAATTGTCGACTGA